One Gaiellales bacterium DNA window includes the following coding sequences:
- a CDS encoding GatB/YqeY domain-containing protein codes for MTLTERVQASLRDAMKSGQRQRLEALRLLYSALQKAEKDAAEFGDEQAMAVLRRERKQRVEAAEAYEAAGHAERAGHERADIPVIDEFLPAAMSEAELTQLVDAAIAETGASSMKDMGKVMGLVTQRGKGRADGRTASALVRTRLGA; via the coding sequence GTGACGCTGACCGAACGCGTGCAGGCGTCGCTCCGCGACGCGATGAAGAGCGGGCAGAGGCAACGGCTCGAGGCCCTTCGGCTGCTGTACTCCGCGCTCCAGAAGGCCGAGAAGGATGCGGCGGAGTTCGGTGACGAGCAGGCGATGGCCGTGCTGCGACGCGAGCGCAAGCAGCGCGTCGAGGCGGCCGAGGCATACGAGGCCGCGGGGCATGCCGAGCGCGCCGGGCACGAGCGTGCCGACATCCCCGTCATCGACGAGTTCCTCCCGGCCGCGATGAGCGAGGCCGAGCTGACGCAGCTGGTCGACGCGGCGATCGCCGAGACCGGCGCCTCCTCGATGAAGGACATGGGCAAGGTCATGGGCCTGGTCACCCAGCGCGGGAAGGGCCGCGCCGACGGGCGTACGGCGTCCGCTCTCGTCCGAACGCGGCTCGGCGCGTAG
- the hrcA gene encoding heat-inducible transcriptional repressor HrcA: MSTSRLHLTPRQVLILTRVVTDYIATGHPVGSKALVESGIVDASSSTVRYELAELESLGLLDHPHTSAGRVPTDAGYRLYADQLLEQPLGAAQLPIDLSEVRNEVDAALRNTTEMMSQVTNLLAVVTAPPLATAEIRHVEVLQLQPRLLMVVVITSTGGVTKRMFPFEDTVDAKLVEWANAYLNEQLGGVRMGALTLRQRMYDDGLSPREREFLEVLEPAFTELVGGDEQSLYVGGAARLFEEMRWAELAEINDMMHALEERVGLLQLLRGALDSNRLYVRVGSENEIPHLRSLTLVAANYGLPARNLGTVSVIGPMRMDYATAIRSVRGAAALLSEFVEQVYE, translated from the coding sequence ATGAGCACCTCCCGCCTCCATCTCACGCCCCGCCAGGTGCTGATCCTGACCAGGGTCGTGACCGACTACATCGCAACCGGCCACCCGGTCGGCTCCAAGGCGCTCGTCGAGAGCGGTATCGTCGACGCCTCCTCGTCGACGGTCCGGTACGAGCTGGCCGAGCTCGAGTCTCTGGGCCTGCTCGACCATCCCCATACCTCCGCCGGGCGCGTGCCGACGGACGCCGGCTACCGGCTGTACGCCGACCAGCTGCTCGAGCAGCCGCTCGGCGCTGCACAGCTGCCGATCGACCTCTCGGAGGTGCGCAACGAGGTCGACGCGGCGCTGCGCAACACCACCGAGATGATGTCGCAGGTCACCAACCTGCTGGCGGTCGTCACCGCTCCGCCGCTCGCGACGGCGGAGATCCGCCACGTCGAGGTGCTGCAGCTCCAGCCGCGCCTGCTGATGGTCGTGGTGATCACGTCCACCGGTGGGGTGACCAAGCGGATGTTCCCGTTCGAGGACACCGTCGACGCCAAGCTCGTCGAATGGGCCAACGCCTATCTCAACGAGCAGCTCGGCGGCGTGCGGATGGGCGCGCTCACGCTGCGCCAGCGGATGTACGACGACGGGCTCTCGCCGCGCGAGCGGGAGTTCCTGGAGGTGCTCGAGCCGGCGTTCACCGAGCTGGTGGGCGGCGACGAGCAGAGCCTGTACGTCGGCGGAGCGGCGCGGCTGTTCGAAGAGATGCGCTGGGCCGAGCTGGCGGAGATCAACGACATGATGCACGCGCTCGAGGAGCGGGTGGGGCTGCTCCAGCTGCTGCGCGGCGCGCTCGACTCGAACAGGCTGTACGTGCGAGTCGGCTCCGAGAACGAGATCCCGCATCTGCGGAGCCTCACGCTGGTGGCCGCCAACTACGGTCTGCCGGCACGTAACCTGGGGACGGTGTCGGTGATCGGGCCGATGCGGATGGACTACGCGACGGCGATCCGCTCCGTGCGAGGGGCGGCGGCGCTGCTGTCGGAGTTCGTCGAGCAGGTGTACGAGTAG
- the lepA gene encoding translation elongation factor 4 — translation MALSRIRNFSIIAHIDHGKSTLADRILQVTKTVADRDMREQMLDSMDLERERGITIKAQAVRVLYRAADDRVYELNLIDTPGHVDFTYEVSRSLAACEGALLVVDAAQGLEAQTLANAYLAIENDLDIVPVVNKIDLPAADPDTVATEVADLIGDSPDNVLRISAKTGAGVEAVLQAVVDHISPPEGDPQAAPRALIFDSSYDQYRGVVAFVRMVDGAFHKDDRVLAMAQGTRFDVEELGFFSPGMRPAKHLSAGEVGYIVTGLKDVSQLRVGDTLTLARAGAEHPLPGYKDVKPMVFAGLFPTDSDQYPELRDALEKLKLNDAALSYEPEVSQALGFGFRCGFLGLLHMDIVRERLEREYDLDLLVTAPNVAYRVQDVKGEWHEVHNPAQMPPSGDVLATEEPFVRASLIAPKEFVGALMELNQERRGEFEHMEYLSEERVQLVYDLPLAEVVLDYYDQLKSRSRGYASFDYDLLGFREGKLVKVDVLLAGEQVDSLSLITHRDNAYKQGKALVEALRERIPRQMFEVAIQAAVGSRVIARETVKAKRKDVLAKCYGGDISRKRKLLEKQKKGKKRMKQVGNIEVPQEAFLAVLEINRDGAASGGG, via the coding sequence ATGGCGCTCTCCCGCATCCGCAACTTCTCGATCATCGCCCACATCGACCATGGCAAGTCGACGCTGGCCGACCGGATCCTGCAGGTCACCAAGACGGTGGCCGACCGCGACATGCGCGAGCAGATGCTCGACTCCATGGATCTCGAGCGGGAGCGCGGGATCACGATCAAGGCGCAGGCCGTCCGCGTGCTCTACCGCGCCGCCGACGACCGGGTCTACGAGCTGAACCTGATCGACACGCCCGGCCACGTCGACTTCACCTACGAGGTGAGCCGCTCGCTGGCCGCATGCGAGGGGGCGCTGCTGGTGGTCGACGCCGCGCAGGGCCTGGAGGCGCAGACGCTCGCGAACGCGTATCTGGCGATCGAGAACGATCTCGACATCGTCCCCGTGGTCAACAAGATCGACCTGCCGGCCGCCGACCCCGACACCGTCGCGACGGAGGTCGCCGACCTGATCGGCGACTCACCGGACAACGTGCTTCGCATCTCGGCAAAGACCGGGGCCGGCGTCGAGGCGGTGCTGCAGGCCGTCGTCGACCACATCTCGCCGCCGGAGGGCGACCCGCAGGCCGCACCCCGTGCGCTGATCTTCGACTCCTCGTACGACCAGTACCGCGGCGTCGTCGCGTTCGTGCGCATGGTGGACGGTGCCTTCCACAAGGACGACCGCGTGCTGGCCATGGCGCAGGGGACCCGCTTCGACGTCGAGGAGCTGGGCTTCTTCTCGCCGGGCATGCGGCCGGCGAAGCACCTGTCCGCGGGCGAGGTGGGGTACATCGTCACGGGGCTGAAGGACGTGTCGCAGCTGCGGGTGGGGGACACGCTCACGCTCGCGCGCGCCGGCGCCGAGCACCCGCTGCCCGGATACAAGGACGTCAAGCCGATGGTGTTCGCCGGCCTGTTCCCGACCGACTCCGACCAGTACCCGGAGCTGCGCGACGCGCTGGAGAAGCTGAAGCTGAACGACGCCGCGCTCTCGTACGAGCCGGAGGTGTCGCAGGCGCTCGGGTTCGGCTTTCGGTGCGGCTTCCTCGGGCTGCTGCACATGGACATCGTGCGCGAACGGCTGGAGCGCGAGTACGACCTCGACCTGCTGGTCACGGCTCCGAACGTGGCCTACCGCGTGCAGGACGTCAAGGGCGAGTGGCACGAGGTGCACAACCCGGCACAGATGCCGCCGTCCGGCGACGTGCTGGCGACCGAGGAACCGTTCGTCCGGGCGTCGCTGATCGCGCCGAAGGAGTTCGTCGGCGCACTGATGGAGCTGAACCAGGAGCGCCGCGGGGAGTTCGAGCACATGGAGTACCTGAGCGAGGAGCGTGTGCAGCTCGTCTACGACCTGCCCCTGGCCGAGGTCGTGCTCGACTACTACGACCAGCTGAAGTCGCGCAGCCGCGGCTACGCGTCCTTCGACTACGACCTGCTCGGGTTCCGCGAGGGCAAGCTCGTCAAGGTGGACGTCCTGCTGGCCGGCGAGCAGGTCGACTCGCTGTCGCTGATCACCCACCGCGACAATGCCTACAAGCAGGGCAAGGCGCTCGTCGAGGCGCTCAGGGAGCGCATACCCCGGCAGATGTTCGAGGTCGCCATCCAGGCGGCCGTCGGCTCCCGCGTGATCGCCCGCGAGACGGTCAAGGCCAAGCGCAAGGACGTGCTCGCGAAGTGCTACGGCGGCGACATCAGCCGCAAGCGGAAGCTGCTGGAGAAGCAGAAGAAGGGCAAGAAGCGGATGAAGCAGGTCGGGAACATCGAGGTGCCGCAGGAGGCGTTCCTCGCGGTGCTCGAGATCAACCGCGACGGGGCGGCGAGCGGTGGCGGCTGA
- a CDS encoding helix-turn-helix transcriptional regulator, which translates to MADHATKVETQGVTRTARATGVGARVREARLEAGLTQGELGGSRFSKEYVSQVELGKTRPSPAALDWFAGRLGVDRLALAGESSAAVRAACEAAVTRAEAEIEAHRHAEALAELDGAKGALRPDGDERLALRLRLARGWALQNLGRMDEALAELGEARRAAEEAGSSDAVAQALYRIGVVRYKMGSLSTAASLLDEALRACESTRDPSDALRARIFNARAKVRRRQKDFTAAAEDVEQALELAHALNDDRVLAETYLDASLVAERRNEYTLAREHAERSKALFERVADHEYVGKLLNNLGQLRAITGKPEEAVPLLRESFRIAVEQDNRIDAAFAASSLASARMHSGDLEGAIESGNRAIELLSGREEYREEEGNARIVIGRAALKLGRIDQAELSFTAAADCFAAVETVSHLAGAWVALGDVAEARGESKRAAELYRRAADALQDVRW; encoded by the coding sequence ATGGCAGACCACGCCACGAAGGTCGAGACGCAGGGGGTCACCCGCACGGCGCGCGCGACGGGGGTTGGCGCGCGCGTGCGCGAGGCGCGTCTCGAGGCGGGGCTCACGCAGGGCGAGCTGGGGGGCTCGCGCTTCTCCAAGGAGTACGTGAGCCAGGTCGAGCTGGGCAAGACGCGTCCGTCGCCTGCCGCGCTCGACTGGTTCGCCGGGCGGCTCGGCGTCGACCGCCTCGCGCTCGCGGGGGAGAGCAGCGCGGCCGTGCGGGCGGCATGCGAGGCGGCCGTCACGCGCGCCGAGGCGGAGATCGAGGCGCACCGCCATGCCGAGGCGCTTGCCGAGCTGGACGGAGCGAAAGGGGCGCTCCGTCCCGACGGCGACGAGCGACTGGCGCTGCGCCTGCGCCTGGCGCGGGGCTGGGCACTGCAGAACCTGGGACGGATGGACGAGGCGCTTGCCGAGCTGGGGGAGGCTCGGCGCGCCGCGGAGGAGGCTGGGTCGAGCGACGCCGTCGCACAGGCGCTGTACCGGATCGGGGTCGTCCGGTACAAGATGGGCAGCCTGTCGACGGCGGCGTCGCTGCTGGACGAGGCGCTGCGCGCCTGCGAGTCGACCCGCGATCCGTCCGACGCACTGCGGGCGCGGATCTTCAACGCCCGCGCAAAGGTCCGCCGGCGGCAGAAGGACTTCACCGCCGCGGCGGAAGACGTGGAGCAGGCGCTCGAGCTGGCGCACGCGCTGAACGACGACCGCGTGCTGGCCGAGACATACCTGGACGCGTCGCTGGTGGCGGAACGGCGCAACGAGTACACGCTGGCCCGCGAGCACGCCGAGCGGTCGAAGGCGCTGTTCGAGCGGGTGGCCGACCACGAGTACGTCGGCAAGCTCCTGAACAACCTGGGGCAGCTCCGCGCCATCACCGGCAAGCCGGAGGAGGCGGTGCCGCTGCTGCGGGAGTCCTTCCGCATCGCGGTCGAGCAGGACAACCGGATCGACGCCGCCTTCGCGGCGTCGTCGCTGGCATCGGCACGGATGCACAGCGGAGACCTCGAGGGCGCGATCGAGAGTGGAAATCGCGCGATCGAGCTATTGAGTGGGCGCGAGGAATACCGAGAAGAAGAAGGGAACGCTCGCATCGTGATCGGCCGCGCGGCACTGAAGCTCGGCCGGATCGATCAGGCGGAGCTGTCGTTCACGGCAGCGGCGGACTGTTTCGCCGCCGTCGAGACCGTCAGCCATCTCGCCGGCGCATGGGTCGCGCTGGGGGATGTCGCGGAGGCACGCGGAGAGTCGAAGAGGGCAGCGGAGCTGTATCGCAGGGCGGCGGACGCCCTGCAGGATGTCCGCTGGTAG
- a CDS encoding 50S ribosomal protein L11 methyltransferase produces MRVPAAEADVALLRMLEWFPSGVEEAREGDDVILSGYAERSPDPSLAEEPVAAGWEDAWREHHRPVRVGRLWVGPPWFDPEPVAIVIDPGRAFGTGAHGSTRAALSLLQELDPTPALDLGCGSGVLSIAALKLGFGPLRAFDIDPLAVAATAENAVRNGVEVPAERRDVLTGPLPPAPLWLANLELHLLEPLLRRPDRPPLILASGLLESQRLGEGPRRVVDGWAAELVER; encoded by the coding sequence ATGCGCGTCCCGGCCGCCGAGGCCGACGTCGCGCTGCTGCGGATGCTCGAGTGGTTTCCCAGCGGAGTGGAGGAGGCGCGCGAGGGCGACGACGTCATCCTGTCCGGCTACGCCGAGCGGTCGCCGGATCCGAGCCTCGCCGAGGAGCCCGTCGCCGCCGGATGGGAGGATGCCTGGCGCGAGCATCACCGGCCGGTGCGCGTGGGGCGGCTCTGGGTCGGCCCGCCGTGGTTCGATCCCGAGCCGGTCGCGATCGTGATCGACCCCGGGCGCGCCTTCGGCACCGGCGCGCACGGCTCCACCAGGGCCGCCCTCTCGCTGCTCCAGGAGCTGGATCCGACTCCGGCGCTTGACCTCGGCTGCGGTTCGGGCGTCCTCTCGATCGCGGCGCTGAAGCTCGGCTTCGGCCCGTTGCGGGCGTTCGACATCGATCCGCTCGCCGTGGCCGCCACGGCCGAGAACGCGGTGCGCAACGGCGTCGAGGTCCCGGCCGAGCGGCGCGACGTGCTGACCGGCCCGCTGCCCCCGGCGCCGCTGTGGCTGGCCAACCTCGAGCTGCACCTGCTCGAGCCGCTGCTGCGCCGACCAGATCGCCCGCCGCTGATCCTGGCGTCCGGCCTGCTCGAGAGCCAGCGCCTGGGCGAGGGGCCTCGCCGCGTGGTCGACGGGTGGGCCGCCGAGCTGGTCGAGCGGTGA
- the dnaJ gene encoding molecular chaperone DnaJ, whose amino-acid sequence MAKRDYYEVLGVGRDAAEADVKKAFRRLARELHPDVNPDDPEAAERFREAAEAYEVLSDAQTRARYDRFGHAGVDGASLHTDQFMDFGSLSDLLGAFFGDDLFGGAMRRGPQRGADVAVAVTLELAEAAFGAQRELEVEVVGSCERCGGNGAEPGTQPERCETCAGQGRVQRVQQTALGQFVQTSSCPTCSGRGVTISTPCTTCRGRGRVPETRTVTVDIPAGIMDGQRMQLRGRGHEGEPGGAPGDLYVAVRVAPDPRFERDGNDIVAVLNVPFTRAALGTTMTVETLDGDQEVELRPGTQPGDVLVLRGKGVPVLNGRGRGDHRLLVNVMLPQRLTDEQRRLLTEFEAAVTDETYRPDESFFGRIRSAFS is encoded by the coding sequence GTGGCGAAACGGGACTACTACGAGGTGCTGGGCGTCGGCCGGGACGCCGCCGAGGCGGACGTCAAGAAGGCGTTTCGGAGGCTGGCGCGCGAACTGCACCCCGACGTCAACCCCGACGACCCGGAGGCGGCCGAGCGCTTCCGCGAGGCGGCCGAGGCCTATGAGGTGCTGTCCGACGCCCAGACGCGCGCTCGCTACGACCGGTTCGGGCATGCCGGCGTTGACGGCGCCTCCCTGCACACCGACCAGTTCATGGATTTCGGCTCGCTCTCCGACCTGCTCGGCGCCTTCTTCGGCGACGACCTGTTCGGCGGAGCGATGCGGCGCGGGCCGCAGCGGGGCGCGGACGTCGCGGTGGCCGTGACGCTGGAGCTGGCCGAGGCGGCGTTCGGCGCGCAGCGCGAGCTCGAGGTCGAGGTGGTCGGCAGCTGCGAGCGCTGCGGCGGGAACGGGGCGGAGCCGGGCACCCAGCCGGAACGCTGCGAGACGTGTGCCGGCCAGGGGCGCGTCCAGCGCGTCCAGCAGACGGCGCTGGGACAGTTCGTCCAGACCTCGTCGTGTCCGACCTGCTCCGGCCGCGGCGTCACCATCTCGACGCCCTGCACGACGTGCCGCGGCCGCGGCCGCGTGCCGGAGACGCGCACGGTCACCGTGGACATCCCGGCCGGCATCATGGACGGCCAGCGGATGCAGCTGCGGGGCCGCGGCCACGAGGGCGAGCCGGGCGGCGCGCCCGGAGACCTGTACGTGGCCGTGCGGGTGGCGCCCGATCCTCGCTTCGAGCGCGACGGCAACGACATCGTCGCCGTCCTCAACGTCCCGTTCACGCGCGCCGCGCTGGGCACCACCATGACCGTCGAGACGCTCGACGGCGACCAGGAGGTCGAACTGCGTCCCGGCACCCAGCCGGGAGACGTCCTGGTGCTGCGCGGCAAGGGCGTGCCGGTGCTGAACGGCCGCGGCCGCGGCGACCACCGGCTGCTCGTCAACGTGATGCTGCCCCAGCGCCTGACCGACGAGCAACGGCGGCTGCTGACCGAGTTCGAGGCGGCCGTGACCGATGAGACGTACCGCCCGGACGAGTCGTTCTTCGGCCGTATCCGCTCGGCGTTCTCGTGA
- a CDS encoding formate/nitrite transporter family protein yields the protein MAATAERLSAGEIYERVQSNAEEELGRSWPALAFSGLGAGLAMGFTALGVAAGLSILGEGRWQEFAATMLYPIGFIAVIVGRAQLFTENTLFPVVLTLQRGDRATLLDTARLWGVVFAANILGALVFAVLAISGGGLEQPIGDRMVTLGAGAVHHPFATVVVSGVFGGWLVALVAWLVTASHHTIGQVAIIWLLTFLLGLAHFAHCIASSDEALCAVVNGTIGVSAYGVWLAAATIGNIIGGVVIVAVLNYGQVRPDTERG from the coding sequence ATGGCAGCCACCGCTGAACGGCTGAGCGCAGGCGAGATCTACGAGCGCGTCCAGTCGAACGCCGAGGAGGAGCTCGGGCGCTCGTGGCCGGCGCTGGCGTTCTCGGGGCTGGGCGCCGGACTGGCGATGGGATTCACCGCACTCGGCGTGGCGGCCGGGCTGTCCATCCTGGGAGAGGGCCGGTGGCAGGAGTTCGCCGCGACCATGCTCTACCCGATCGGGTTCATCGCGGTGATCGTCGGCAGGGCCCAGCTGTTCACCGAGAACACCCTGTTCCCGGTCGTGCTGACGCTCCAGCGCGGCGACCGCGCGACGCTGCTCGACACCGCGCGGCTGTGGGGCGTGGTGTTCGCCGCGAACATCCTCGGCGCGCTGGTGTTCGCGGTGCTGGCCATCAGCGGAGGAGGGCTGGAGCAGCCGATCGGCGACCGGATGGTCACGCTCGGCGCCGGCGCCGTGCACCATCCCTTCGCAACCGTCGTGGTCAGCGGGGTGTTCGGCGGGTGGCTGGTCGCCCTTGTCGCCTGGCTCGTCACCGCGAGCCACCACACCATCGGCCAGGTCGCGATCATCTGGCTGCTGACCTTCCTGCTCGGCCTCGCGCACTTTGCGCACTGCATCGCATCGAGTGACGAGGCGCTCTGCGCCGTGGTGAACGGGACGATCGGCGTCAGCGCCTACGGGGTGTGGCTGGCTGCCGCCACGATCGGCAACATCATCGGAGGCGTCGTCATCGTCGCCGTCCTGAACTACGGACAGGTGCGGCCGGACACGGAGCGCGGGTAG
- a CDS encoding MiaB/RimO family radical SAM methylthiotransferase gives MTSFASEFLGCKVSMTDAHQVRERLALDGHREVDGVDAAVRVINTCCVTAEAVAKSRKAARRASRSAEHVIVTGCAAALDGAFDGLPPNVTVLRRPSELLAEAVSATVGPLACTGAAESRFARTRAYLKIQDGCSFTCSYCVIPQVRGASRSRSAAAVVAEAARRAGQGHRELVLTGVNLGCFRDRSAGVDLAALLADVAGIEGVDRVRLSSIEVNHLSDRLLQAVAGTPGVAPHLHVPMQSGSDAVLRAMRRRYTSARFLERMRRARTLVPDVNLTTDVIVGHPSEGPDDFGATLAAVRDAGFTKVHVFPYSPRPGTPDAAEDPVEPAEKRRRSLELRRLSDAQGAAHRAGKVGRRDLVLVEGHDGRGYGGDYTPFIVPGAPAGEVVPVIGVDAGDDAVIATLCA, from the coding sequence ATGACGTCGTTCGCGTCGGAGTTCCTCGGCTGCAAGGTCTCGATGACCGACGCTCACCAGGTACGCGAGCGCCTTGCCCTGGACGGGCACCGCGAGGTCGACGGCGTGGATGCCGCCGTGCGCGTGATCAACACGTGCTGCGTCACCGCGGAAGCGGTGGCGAAGTCGCGGAAGGCCGCCCGCCGTGCGTCGCGCTCCGCCGAGCACGTGATCGTGACCGGCTGCGCCGCGGCGCTGGACGGGGCGTTCGACGGGCTGCCGCCCAACGTCACCGTGCTCCGGCGTCCGTCGGAACTGCTGGCCGAGGCGGTCTCGGCCACCGTCGGGCCGCTCGCCTGCACCGGCGCGGCCGAGTCGCGGTTCGCGCGCACCCGCGCCTACCTGAAGATCCAGGACGGCTGCTCGTTCACCTGCAGCTACTGCGTGATCCCGCAGGTGCGCGGCGCCAGCCGCAGCCGTTCGGCGGCTGCGGTCGTCGCCGAGGCGGCGAGGAGAGCGGGGCAGGGCCATCGCGAGCTGGTGCTGACCGGTGTGAACCTCGGCTGCTTTCGCGACCGGTCGGCCGGCGTCGACCTGGCGGCTCTGCTTGCGGACGTGGCGGGCATCGAGGGCGTCGACCGCGTGCGGCTCTCGTCGATCGAGGTCAACCATCTGAGCGACCGGCTCCTGCAGGCGGTCGCCGGTACGCCCGGCGTCGCACCGCACCTCCACGTGCCGATGCAGAGCGGCTCGGACGCGGTGCTGCGCGCGATGCGGCGCCGGTACACCTCCGCGCGGTTCCTCGAGCGGATGCGCCGGGCGCGGACGCTCGTCCCCGACGTCAACCTGACCACCGACGTGATCGTCGGCCACCCGTCCGAGGGGCCGGACGACTTCGGAGCCACGCTGGCGGCCGTCCGCGACGCCGGGTTCACGAAGGTGCATGTGTTCCCGTACTCGCCGCGGCCGGGCACCCCGGACGCCGCCGAGGATCCGGTCGAGCCGGCCGAGAAGCGCCGCCGCTCGCTCGAGCTCCGCCGCCTGTCCGATGCCCAGGGCGCCGCCCACCGGGCTGGGAAGGTCGGCCGGCGTGACCTGGTGCTGGTCGAGGGGCATGACGGCCGCGGCTACGGCGGCGACTACACGCCGTTCATCGTCCCGGGCGCGCCGGCCGGCGAGGTGGTGCCGGTGATCGGGGTCGATGCGGGCGACGACGCGGTGATCGCTACGCTGTGCGCGTGA
- a CDS encoding RsmE family RNA methyltransferase, translating into MTHVYRFFARDVRDGVAVLSQGDHHHLEHVLRLRVGDTCEVVWRDTVHRARVTPEGCELLEEVDEVARAPSVTVWIAQPGARSDEAVEKLTELGVTAVGALESELLKSRFSASRLERWGRVAESAAKQSKRARLPDLLGPATYADVLSREAVVLSNTGASGGLADRIVGRRSATLLIGPEPGFSDAELDLARSRGVAVATFGPVVLRTETAAIVAAALALREMGFLG; encoded by the coding sequence GTGACACACGTCTACCGGTTCTTCGCGCGCGACGTCCGCGACGGCGTGGCCGTCCTCTCCCAGGGCGACCACCACCACCTCGAACACGTCCTGCGCCTGCGGGTGGGCGATACTTGCGAGGTCGTGTGGCGCGACACCGTGCACCGCGCGCGGGTCACGCCCGAGGGATGCGAGCTGCTCGAGGAGGTCGATGAGGTGGCGAGGGCGCCGTCGGTGACCGTGTGGATCGCCCAGCCGGGCGCGCGCTCGGACGAGGCGGTCGAGAAGCTGACCGAGTTGGGGGTGACCGCGGTCGGCGCGCTCGAGAGCGAGCTGCTCAAGAGCCGGTTCAGCGCGTCGCGGCTCGAGCGGTGGGGCCGGGTCGCCGAGTCGGCCGCGAAGCAGTCCAAGCGCGCGCGGCTTCCCGACCTGCTCGGGCCGGCCACCTATGCGGACGTGCTGAGCCGTGAGGCGGTCGTCCTCAGCAACACGGGGGCGTCGGGCGGGCTCGCCGACCGTATCGTCGGGCGGCGCTCCGCCACCTTGCTGATCGGCCCGGAGCCGGGGTTCTCCGACGCCGAACTGGATCTGGCGCGCTCGCGCGGCGTCGCCGTCGCGACCTTCGGCCCCGTGGTGCTCCGCACCGAGACGGCGGCCATCGTGGCCGCGGCGCTCGCCCTGCGCGAGATGGGGTTCCTGGGATGA
- the hemW gene encoding radical SAM family heme chaperone HemW, with protein MAAEHLYLHVPFCGHRCGYCDFVTVTGHADLHERYVDALISELAREQPAPRTIFIGGGTPSLLGDDLLARLLASLPRCEELTIECNPETITPSKARVLVEGAVSRVSLGAQSFQPHLLATLERRAAPARVLDAVAVLREAGVSNLNLDLMFGVPGQTPADLEADLDNVLSVRPEHVSYYELEAKPGTRFTHRHGAALAAQSDALERHYETVVKTLRGADYRWYETANFCRDGRRSLHNLGYWEGRDYLGLGVGAVSTRGLVRTRNLASLPRYLEAVEAGRVPPSRTELLTPSERGSERVMLGLRLDRPLALSGLEDVIDPDQLARMRRAGMVDGDDSTISLSERGRYLANDVVSTILR; from the coding sequence GTGGCGGCTGAGCACCTCTATCTCCACGTCCCGTTCTGCGGCCATCGCTGCGGCTACTGCGACTTCGTGACCGTCACGGGCCATGCCGACCTGCACGAGCGGTACGTGGACGCGCTGATCTCCGAGCTCGCGCGCGAGCAGCCGGCACCGCGCACGATCTTCATCGGCGGCGGCACCCCGTCGCTGCTCGGCGACGACCTGCTGGCGCGGCTGCTGGCGTCGCTGCCGCGGTGCGAGGAGCTGACGATCGAGTGCAACCCCGAGACGATCACGCCGTCGAAGGCCCGGGTGCTGGTCGAGGGGGCCGTGAGCCGCGTCTCGCTCGGCGCCCAGTCGTTCCAGCCGCACCTGCTCGCGACGCTCGAGCGCCGGGCCGCTCCGGCGCGCGTTCTGGACGCCGTCGCCGTGCTTCGCGAGGCCGGTGTGTCGAACCTCAACCTCGACTTGATGTTCGGAGTACCGGGTCAGACTCCAGCCGACCTCGAGGCCGACCTCGACAACGTATTGAGCGTACGTCCCGAGCACGTCAGCTACTACGAGCTCGAGGCGAAGCCGGGGACCCGGTTCACCCACCGGCACGGGGCGGCGCTGGCAGCACAGAGCGACGCGCTGGAGCGCCACTACGAGACGGTGGTGAAGACGCTGCGGGGCGCCGACTATCGCTGGTATGAGACTGCGAACTTCTGCCGCGACGGGCGCCGCTCGCTCCACAATCTCGGCTACTGGGAGGGGCGCGACTACCTCGGGCTCGGCGTCGGCGCCGTCTCCACCCGGGGTCTGGTGCGGACGCGCAACCTGGCCTCGCTGCCGCGCTACCTCGAAGCCGTCGAGGCGGGGCGCGTGCCGCCCTCGCGGACAGAGCTGCTGACGCCGTCGGAGCGCGGCAGCGAGCGGGTGATGCTGGGGCTGCGGCTCGACCGGCCGCTTGCACTGTCCGGGCTCGAGGACGTGATCGACCCCGACCAGCTGGCCCGGATGCGGCGCGCCGGGATGGTCGACGGCGACGACAGTACGATCTCCCTGAGTGAGCGTGGCCGGTATCTGGCCAACGACGTGGTCAGCACGATCCTGCGATGA